The Nitrogeniibacter aestuarii genome has a window encoding:
- a CDS encoding phage holin family protein: protein MNWRLLARWALNACALMLVPEVVSAMEVTSFPAALISALLIGLVNALIRPILLLVTLPITVLTFGIFALIINGLMFWLVSALVSGFVVPDFATAFWGALLYSILTWLVSLAMSEPNPVRHR, encoded by the coding sequence TTGAACTGGCGACTACTTGCCCGCTGGGCATTGAATGCGTGCGCGCTGATGCTGGTGCCCGAGGTGGTCAGCGCCATGGAGGTCACCTCCTTCCCCGCCGCACTGATCAGCGCGCTGCTGATCGGACTGGTCAACGCGCTCATTCGCCCGATTCTGCTCCTGGTGACGCTGCCCATCACCGTACTCACGTTCGGCATCTTCGCGCTCATCATCAACGGCTTGATGTTCTGGCTGGTCTCGGCTCTGGTTTCGGGTTTCGTGGTCCCCGATTTTGCGACCGCGTTCTGGGGCGCGCTGCTCTACAGCATTCTCACCTGGCTGGTGAGCCTGGCCATGAGTGAACCCAATCCCGTTCGACACCGTTAA
- a CDS encoding serine/threonine protein kinase: MSDIPSQIGKYRIIRELGRGATATVYLAESSVYPEPVALKYIRFDDKAKDEAKWNRRLLKLLKAESNVASRLKHPNIIRIFEGVVDENEAYVVMEYFSGESLEKFCTFANLMPIHRTIGIVFKCCMALDYAYRQGVIHRDIKPANIMVDDKDNVKITDFGLAMNINKRVDSDSTFIMGVGSPAYMSPEQIKSYPLNQKTDLYSLGVLLFHLLTGRLPFRAKNPAQLIYKIINAEPPSVCQLQPELPELMEKVIKKALEKDLYSRYKNGAEFAKDLSAVRYKIVDDKFVPPDTSRFGALRKMPFFTEFDDVELWEVLRISRWRVAESNTTLFREGDQDQRFGVLVEGQVELACTGKQIACVDAGDAFGETAYLDGLDHKHMFTVTSLTDVTYLEINPAALALATDETLEAFRARLTTSMTKRLAQMAVAVSGNAPAAAKGKGMASGLDLQLLED, translated from the coding sequence ATGAGCGATATCCCGAGCCAGATCGGGAAGTACCGGATCATCCGGGAATTGGGTCGAGGTGCGACGGCAACCGTCTACCTCGCAGAGAGTTCTGTTTACCCGGAGCCCGTTGCGCTCAAGTACATCCGCTTTGACGACAAGGCGAAAGACGAAGCCAAGTGGAACCGGCGTCTGCTCAAGCTCCTTAAGGCCGAGAGCAACGTCGCCAGCCGGCTCAAGCATCCGAACATCATCCGCATTTTCGAAGGCGTCGTTGACGAAAACGAAGCCTATGTGGTGATGGAGTACTTCTCTGGAGAGTCGCTGGAGAAGTTCTGTACCTTTGCCAACCTCATGCCGATCCATCGGACCATCGGTATCGTTTTCAAGTGCTGTATGGCGCTCGATTATGCGTACCGGCAGGGGGTGATTCACCGCGACATCAAGCCGGCCAACATCATGGTCGACGACAAGGACAACGTGAAGATCACCGACTTCGGTCTGGCGATGAACATCAACAAGCGGGTCGATTCCGATTCGACGTTCATCATGGGCGTGGGCTCGCCAGCCTACATGTCGCCTGAACAGATCAAGAGTTACCCGCTGAACCAGAAGACGGATCTGTATTCGCTGGGTGTGTTGCTCTTCCACCTCCTGACCGGACGTTTGCCATTCAGGGCCAAGAATCCAGCGCAGCTGATCTACAAGATCATCAACGCCGAGCCTCCCTCGGTGTGCCAGCTGCAGCCGGAATTGCCCGAGCTGATGGAAAAGGTGATCAAGAAGGCGCTCGAGAAGGATCTGTACTCCCGCTACAAGAACGGCGCCGAATTCGCCAAGGACTTGTCGGCGGTGCGCTACAAGATTGTGGACGACAAGTTCGTGCCGCCCGACACCAGCCGTTTCGGTGCCTTGCGCAAGATGCCGTTCTTCACCGAGTTCGATGACGTCGAGTTGTGGGAGGTGTTGCGCATCTCCCGTTGGCGCGTGGCCGAATCGAATACCACGCTGTTCCGCGAAGGCGATCAGGATCAGCGCTTTGGCGTGCTGGTCGAAGGGCAGGTCGAGCTGGCCTGCACCGGAAAGCAGATTGCCTGTGTCGATGCTGGTGATGCGTTTGGCGAGACCGCGTATCTCGATGGCCTCGATCATAAGCACATGTTTACCGTCACCTCGTTGACTGACGTGACCTACCTTGAGATCAATCCCGCAGCGTTGGCATTGGCCACCGACGAAACGCTCGAAGCATTCCGGGCGCGTCTGACCACCTCAATGACCAAACGTCTTGCCCAGATGGCCGTCGCTGTCTCGGGAAACGCGCCAGCCGCGGCCAAAGGCAAGGGCATGGCATCCGGTCTCGATCTGCAACTGCTCGAAGACTGA
- a CDS encoding AP2 domain-containing protein: MTRGSVYGISRVDNDASRTHGWLVTIQRRGVIYRKHFSDGVFGGKRKAFAEAKSYRDEIIANHPPLSMQEYSSIRKKNNRSGVVGVCRYCASETRDLPEDKQRWFWVASWPLPDGRRKRVKFSVKKYGEDGAFQRALEAREDALRKLGGHFDPGAVRRRPRRSATKDEAEAKRPGA, encoded by the coding sequence GTGACTCGAGGTAGCGTTTACGGCATCAGCCGCGTGGACAACGACGCAAGTCGGACGCACGGTTGGCTGGTCACCATTCAGCGGCGCGGCGTCATCTATCGGAAGCACTTCAGTGATGGCGTTTTCGGCGGCAAGCGCAAAGCGTTTGCCGAAGCGAAGTCATATCGCGACGAAATCATCGCCAATCATCCACCCCTGTCGATGCAGGAGTATTCGTCCATCCGAAAGAAGAACAACCGCTCCGGCGTGGTGGGTGTATGCCGCTACTGCGCCTCGGAGACGCGTGATCTTCCGGAAGACAAGCAGCGCTGGTTCTGGGTCGCCTCCTGGCCATTGCCTGACGGGCGGCGCAAGCGGGTCAAGTTCTCGGTGAAGAAGTACGGCGAGGACGGCGCTTTCCAGCGCGCGCTCGAAGCACGCGAGGATGCGTTGCGAAAGCTCGGCGGCCATTTTGATCCGGGCGCCGTGCGTCGCCGCCCGAGACGCAGTGCAACCAAGGATGAGGCAGAGGCAAAACGCCCCGGTGCCTGA
- a CDS encoding outer membrane protein assembly factor BamE, which yields MLSKTAFALIVSALCLTTAGCGVTEKVRPYKLDVRQGNFVTQEMISQLKKGMSKDQVRFALGTPLLTDIFHADRWDYVYRFEPGYGEPEQRVITVFFVDGQLSHVSGDVTAASPEGEVSANTSNRIRSLDLGAPAESSEDAAPVKAEKGEQ from the coding sequence ATGCTATCGAAAACTGCTTTTGCGCTGATTGTTTCTGCGCTGTGCCTGACCACCGCCGGTTGTGGCGTGACCGAAAAAGTCCGCCCGTACAAACTCGATGTCCGTCAGGGCAACTTCGTGACTCAGGAGATGATCTCCCAGCTCAAGAAGGGAATGTCGAAGGATCAGGTCCGCTTTGCACTCGGGACTCCCTTGCTCACTGACATCTTTCACGCGGATCGCTGGGACTACGTCTATCGTTTCGAGCCGGGTTACGGCGAACCCGAGCAGCGCGTAATCACCGTGTTCTTTGTCGACGGACAGTTGAGCCACGTGTCCGGCGATGTCACGGCGGCGTCGCCCGAAGGCGAAGTTTCCGCAAACACGTCCAACCGGATTCGCTCGCTTGATCTGGGTGCTCCGGCGGAATCCTCGGAAGATGCAGCGCCGGTGAAAGCAGAAAAAGGGGAGCAGTGA
- a CDS encoding NAD kinase — MQTPITTVALIGKYQSPEVTPTIANVAHILRAYGLSVRIEQGTASSTGLVSGYIVSSYDEIGENADLAVVVGGDGTMLNAARRLSSYGVPLLGINQGRLGFLTDVPSHDAEKALRAVLDGKAKEETRFMLDIDVMRKGQRVFHTCALNDVVVNKGDLGRMIEFDVRIDDEFVYTQRSDGMIISTPTGSTAYALSANGPILHPNVVGIALVPLCPHTLTARPVTLPDHCTIEITLLAPHDASVHFDGQERFDARAGDCIRVTRAEHSIRLLHPPGYSYFAMLREKLHWSASPRNP; from the coding sequence ATGCAAACACCCATCACGACGGTCGCGCTCATCGGCAAATACCAGAGCCCGGAGGTGACCCCCACCATTGCCAATGTCGCGCACATTCTGCGTGCCTACGGTCTGTCTGTCCGCATCGAGCAGGGAACGGCCAGTTCGACCGGGCTGGTGTCGGGCTACATCGTCAGCAGCTACGACGAGATCGGCGAAAATGCGGACCTGGCAGTCGTGGTCGGCGGTGATGGCACCATGCTCAATGCAGCACGTCGTCTCTCCAGTTATGGGGTCCCTTTGCTGGGAATCAATCAGGGGCGCCTGGGGTTTCTCACCGATGTCCCCAGTCACGATGCCGAAAAGGCGCTGCGCGCCGTGCTCGACGGCAAGGCGAAAGAAGAGACCCGCTTCATGCTCGACATCGACGTGATGCGCAAAGGGCAGCGAGTCTTCCACACCTGTGCCCTCAACGACGTGGTGGTCAACAAGGGCGATCTCGGGCGCATGATCGAGTTTGATGTGCGCATTGACGACGAGTTTGTCTATACCCAGCGCTCGGACGGCATGATCATCTCGACGCCGACTGGATCGACAGCGTACGCCCTGTCGGCCAACGGGCCGATTCTGCACCCCAATGTGGTCGGCATTGCGCTCGTGCCGCTGTGCCCGCACACGCTGACCGCACGTCCGGTGACGCTGCCTGATCACTGCACAATCGAAATCACTCTGCTCGCCCCCCACGACGCCAGCGTGCACTTCGACGGGCAGGAGCGTTTCGACGCGCGCGCGGGCGATTGCATTCGTGTGACCCGCGCCGAGCACAGCATCCGTCTGCTCCATCCGCCGGGCTACAGTTACTTTGCCATGCTGCGCGAGAAGCTCCATTGGAGCGCCTCTCCGCGCAATCCCTGA
- the hrcA gene encoding heat-inducible transcriptional repressor HrcA, which translates to MTQLDERSRILLRTLIERYIADGQPVGSRALSKHSGLDLSAATVRNVMSDLEELGFIASPHTSAGRVPTSRGYRLFVDQLLRVRPLHANLLHELEGQLQPDQPQRLIGAASNLLSELSQFAGVVVAPRKDAVRIRQIEFVPLSEGRVLLIIVTTSGDVQNRILATKKPYSPSELVTAANYLNAHYSGLDFEAIRTRIQTELKQLHSDMSDLMTAAVDAGNEAVQDSSSRYVLSGETNLLDVEDLSSNMVRLRELFKLFDQKTSLLQLLDISNRADGVQIFIGGESGLAPLDECSVVTAPYEVDGMIVGSVGVIGPTRMAYERIIPIVDITARLLSGALSSRG; encoded by the coding sequence CTGACCCAACTCGATGAACGTTCGCGCATCCTGCTCAGAACGCTGATCGAGCGTTACATTGCCGACGGCCAGCCTGTTGGCTCCCGCGCGCTGTCGAAGCATTCAGGGCTCGACCTGTCGGCGGCCACTGTCCGAAACGTGATGTCGGATCTGGAAGAACTCGGATTCATTGCCAGCCCGCATACCTCGGCCGGTCGGGTACCTACATCGCGCGGTTACCGCCTGTTCGTCGATCAACTGCTCCGCGTGAGGCCTTTGCACGCCAATCTGCTTCACGAACTCGAGGGGCAACTGCAGCCCGACCAGCCGCAGCGGCTGATCGGCGCGGCATCCAACCTGCTTTCGGAGCTCTCGCAGTTCGCCGGTGTGGTGGTCGCGCCGCGCAAGGATGCGGTGCGCATTCGGCAGATAGAATTCGTGCCCCTGTCGGAAGGTCGTGTGCTGCTCATCATCGTCACCACCAGTGGTGATGTGCAGAACCGCATCCTGGCGACCAAGAAGCCCTACTCGCCCTCCGAACTGGTCACCGCCGCAAACTACCTCAACGCGCACTACTCCGGGCTCGACTTCGAGGCTATCCGCACCCGCATCCAGACCGAACTCAAGCAACTGCACAGCGACATGTCGGACCTCATGACAGCCGCCGTCGATGCCGGCAACGAGGCGGTTCAGGACTCATCGTCCCGATACGTGCTCTCGGGTGAAACCAATCTGCTGGACGTGGAAGACCTGTCGTCGAACATGGTTCGCTTGCGCGAGCTGTTCAAACTGTTCGATCAGAAAACCAGCCTGCTGCAGCTGCTGGACATCTCGAACCGGGCAGACGGCGTGCAGATTTTCATCGGCGGGGAATCCGGCCTGGCGCCGCTGGACGAGTGCAGCGTGGTGACCGCGCCCTACGAGGTGGACGGCATGATTGTCGGCTCGGTGGGCGTCATCGGGCCGACGCGTATGGCGTACGAGCGCATCATTCCCATCGTGGACATCACCGCCCGCCTGCTCTCAGGGGCACTTTCCTCGCGCGGCTGA
- the dapB gene encoding 4-hydroxy-tetrahydrodipicolinate reductase, with translation MSEGKMKIAIAGGSGRMGRMLIETCLGEPDMELAAVFDRPGGAFIGRDAGEMIGQQTGVLITDDMPAAIAACDCVIDFTLPAGTMSHLAEAERQGKAIVIGTTGLSAEEKARVAQAAENIPVVFAPNMAVGVNAVFKLLEVAAQILNEGYDIEVIEAHHRFKVDSPSGTALRMGEIVARELGRDLDECAIYGREGVTGVRDDQTIGFSTIRGGDVIGDHTVLFAGMGERIEITHKSGGRVSYARGALRGARYLKGRQNGLFDMQDVLGLR, from the coding sequence ATGAGCGAAGGGAAAATGAAAATTGCCATCGCCGGTGGTAGCGGCCGGATGGGCCGCATGTTGATCGAAACCTGCCTGGGCGAACCGGACATGGAGCTTGCTGCCGTCTTTGATCGTCCGGGCGGTGCTTTCATCGGACGCGACGCAGGTGAAATGATCGGTCAACAGACCGGCGTGCTCATTACCGACGACATGCCTGCCGCGATTGCTGCATGCGACTGCGTGATTGATTTCACCTTGCCGGCAGGCACCATGAGCCATCTGGCCGAAGCCGAGCGGCAGGGCAAAGCGATCGTCATCGGCACCACGGGCCTGTCGGCCGAGGAAAAGGCGCGCGTGGCTCAGGCCGCCGAAAATATTCCCGTCGTGTTTGCGCCGAACATGGCAGTGGGTGTCAATGCCGTCTTCAAGCTGCTGGAGGTTGCGGCGCAGATTCTCAATGAGGGTTACGACATCGAAGTGATCGAGGCTCACCATCGATTCAAGGTCGATTCGCCCTCAGGCACAGCCTTGCGGATGGGTGAGATCGTGGCCAGAGAGCTTGGCCGTGACCTGGATGAATGCGCCATCTACGGGCGCGAGGGTGTGACCGGCGTGCGCGATGACCAGACCATCGGCTTTTCCACCATCCGTGGCGGCGATGTGATCGGTGATCACACGGTCCTTTTCGCTGGCATGGGCGAACGCATCGAAATCACGCACAAATCGGGTGGGCGAGTGTCCTATGCCCGCGGCGCGCTGCGCGGTGCGCGATATCTGAAAGGTCGCCAAAACGGGCTGTTCGACATGCAGGATGTGCTGGGCTTGCGCTGA
- the fur gene encoding ferric iron uptake transcriptional regulator, with protein sequence MPNNSQSLKSIGLKATFPRLKILELFQHTEQRHLTAEDVYRLLMEEGMDIGLATVYRVLTQFEQAGLLERHFFESGKAIFELNEGGHHDHLVCVECGAVEEFYDPEIEKRQVQVAQERGFTLKEHALYIYVECKRENCPNRETDKK encoded by the coding sequence ATGCCCAACAATTCACAAAGCCTCAAAAGCATCGGTCTCAAGGCCACTTTCCCCCGGCTCAAGATCCTTGAACTGTTCCAGCACACGGAACAGCGCCACCTGACCGCAGAAGACGTCTACCGTCTTCTCATGGAAGAAGGCATGGACATCGGCCTGGCGACGGTCTATCGCGTTCTGACGCAGTTCGAGCAGGCAGGCCTGCTCGAACGCCATTTCTTCGAGTCCGGCAAAGCCATCTTCGAACTCAACGAAGGCGGTCATCACGACCACCTGGTGTGCGTCGAATGCGGCGCGGTCGAAGAGTTCTACGATCCCGAAATCGAAAAGCGTCAGGTCCAGGTCGCACAGGAGCGCGGTTTCACACTCAAGGAGCACGCCCTCTACATCTACGTCGAGTGCAAGCGGGAAAACTGCCCCAATCGCGAAACCGACAAGAAGTAG
- the recN gene encoding DNA repair protein RecN, giving the protein MLRRLSIQDFVIVDTLELDFSAGFGALTGETGAGKSILLDALGLVMGDRAESGVVRSGQKRADISAEFDLPDIPELRSWLDEQMIDIDDDVLLLRRAVDASGRSKAWINGAAATLSQLREVGEWLADIHGQHAHHALLRGDAQRALIDRYAGLESLAADVSDAWRVWQGVLKALQQAAADAEGLQRERELLGWQVKELDELVFTASEWETLNQDHARLSHAAGLIEGASMAIDALEEGEAPVVSSLERLAARLAELAQIDGALSEAQDMLNNAAIQADEALHALRSYRDRVDVDPAQLAELEARLGAVTDVARKHHVPPEELEALHQRLSSQLDALSEAGDPAKLEARAVEAESAYRSLAKGLSEARAPIAAQLSEQVTAAMQTLSMNGGRFEVALVPEPEGSAHGDERVEFLVAANPSQPLKPLAKTASGGELSRIGLAIQVITSRASATPTMIFDEVDVGIGGRVAEIVGRMLHALGQQRQVMCVTHLPQVAACADWQWSIAKSEVAGETLSQVTPLDDKARIDEIARMLGGVEITETTRQHAAEMLGRQPA; this is encoded by the coding sequence ATGCTGCGCCGACTCTCCATTCAAGATTTCGTCATCGTCGATACGCTCGAACTCGATTTTTCGGCAGGTTTCGGCGCGCTGACCGGCGAGACCGGCGCGGGTAAATCCATCCTGCTCGACGCGCTCGGCCTCGTGATGGGGGATCGTGCGGAGAGCGGCGTGGTACGTTCGGGGCAGAAGCGTGCCGACATTTCGGCCGAGTTCGATCTGCCGGATATCCCGGAACTTCGATCATGGCTCGATGAGCAGATGATCGATATCGACGATGACGTGCTGTTGCTCAGACGCGCCGTCGATGCATCAGGTCGGTCAAAGGCCTGGATCAACGGTGCAGCGGCGACGCTGTCCCAGTTGCGTGAAGTGGGCGAGTGGCTGGCCGACATCCATGGACAGCATGCGCACCACGCGCTGTTGCGTGGTGACGCGCAGCGCGCGCTGATTGATCGGTATGCGGGCCTCGAGTCGCTTGCCGCGGATGTGTCCGACGCCTGGCGTGTCTGGCAAGGGGTTCTCAAAGCGCTGCAGCAGGCAGCGGCCGACGCCGAAGGCCTGCAGCGGGAACGGGAGTTGCTGGGTTGGCAGGTGAAAGAGCTCGATGAGCTGGTCTTCACGGCTTCGGAATGGGAAACCCTCAATCAGGACCACGCCCGTCTGAGTCACGCGGCCGGTTTGATCGAAGGTGCCTCGATGGCGATTGATGCACTCGAAGAGGGGGAAGCCCCCGTGGTGTCGTCGCTCGAACGTCTGGCGGCGCGTCTTGCCGAACTCGCTCAGATCGACGGTGCTCTGAGTGAAGCTCAGGACATGCTCAACAACGCGGCCATTCAGGCCGACGAAGCCCTGCATGCCCTGCGCAGTTATCGAGATCGGGTCGATGTCGATCCAGCGCAGCTGGCCGAGCTGGAAGCGCGCCTGGGTGCGGTCACCGATGTGGCGCGCAAGCACCACGTGCCGCCCGAAGAACTCGAGGCGCTGCACCAGCGTCTGTCGTCCCAGCTCGATGCGCTGAGCGAAGCAGGGGATCCGGCCAAACTCGAAGCGCGGGCGGTCGAAGCCGAATCTGCTTATCGTTCGCTGGCCAAGGGGCTGAGCGAGGCACGCGCGCCCATCGCTGCGCAGTTGTCCGAGCAGGTGACGGCCGCCATGCAGACCCTGTCCATGAATGGCGGACGCTTTGAAGTCGCGCTGGTACCCGAGCCGGAAGGCAGCGCGCATGGCGACGAGCGGGTCGAGTTTCTGGTCGCGGCCAATCCGAGCCAGCCGCTCAAGCCGCTGGCCAAGACCGCGTCCGGCGGCGAGCTGTCGCGTATTGGTCTGGCCATTCAAGTCATCACGAGTCGGGCCTCGGCGACGCCGACCATGATCTTTGACGAGGTTGATGTGGGCATCGGTGGCCGCGTGGCCGAGATCGTTGGCCGCATGCTCCACGCGTTGGGCCAGCAACGCCAGGTGATGTGCGTGACCCATTTGCCGCAGGTGGCTGCCTGCGCAGACTGGCAGTGGTCGATTGCCAAGTCGGAAGTCGCCGGTGAGACTCTCAGTCAGGTCACGCCACTGGACGACAAGGCACGTATCGACGAAATTGCACGAATGCTTGGCGGCGTCGAGATCACGGAAACCACCCGACAGCACGCAGCGGAAATGCTCGGACGTCAGCCGGCCTGA
- the hemH gene encoding ferrochelatase, with amino-acid sequence MARYRPEPAHTHGQTPRTGVLLVNLGSPEAPTAKALRPYLKQFLSDTRVVEIPKLIWWPILNLIILNTRPAKSAEKYASIWMDEGSPLRVHTERQAKLLTGHLGEAGHKDWIVRWAMRYGEPSIGRTLDEMRSLGCDRILVVPLYPQYAGSTTGSVMDEVARSLLSWRNLPEMRYIRSYHDQTGYIESLAASVRRHWQRNGQGEHLILSFHGVPRQTLDKGDPYHCECHKTARLLSEALGDDGKRVKVTFQSRFGKAEWLQPYTQPTLEAMARDGVRSVDVMCPGFSSDCLETLEEIAMECKEAFLSNGGKQFNYIPCLNEDAAWIQHLTDLVLAHAGNWRTEDVRRGTSDRSVGAEHARKLGAKH; translated from the coding sequence ATGGCCCGCTACCGGCCCGAGCCAGCGCATACCCACGGTCAGACCCCACGCACCGGCGTTCTGCTGGTCAACCTTGGCTCGCCTGAAGCGCCCACGGCAAAGGCCTTGCGCCCGTATCTCAAGCAGTTTCTTTCGGACACTCGCGTGGTCGAGATCCCGAAGCTGATCTGGTGGCCGATCCTGAATCTGATCATCCTCAACACCCGCCCGGCCAAGTCGGCTGAAAAGTACGCCTCCATCTGGATGGACGAAGGCTCACCGCTGCGCGTCCACACCGAACGCCAGGCCAAGCTGCTCACCGGCCACCTGGGCGAAGCCGGCCACAAGGACTGGATCGTGCGCTGGGCCATGCGTTACGGCGAACCGAGCATCGGGCGAACGCTCGATGAGATGCGCTCACTTGGATGCGATCGCATTCTCGTGGTGCCGCTGTACCCTCAGTACGCCGGCAGCACCACCGGCAGTGTCATGGACGAGGTGGCGCGCAGTCTGCTGTCCTGGCGCAACCTGCCCGAGATGCGCTACATCCGCAGCTACCATGACCAAACAGGCTATATCGAATCACTCGCAGCCTCGGTACGGCGTCATTGGCAGCGCAATGGGCAAGGCGAGCACCTGATTCTCAGTTTCCACGGCGTGCCGCGTCAGACCCTCGACAAGGGCGACCCTTACCATTGCGAGTGCCACAAGACAGCCCGCTTGCTGTCGGAAGCACTCGGTGACGACGGCAAGCGCGTGAAAGTCACCTTCCAGTCCCGCTTCGGCAAGGCCGAGTGGCTTCAACCCTACACACAGCCCACACTCGAAGCCATGGCACGTGACGGCGTCCGGTCAGTGGATGTGATGTGTCCGGGCTTTTCGTCCGACTGCCTTGAAACGCTTGAGGAAATCGCGATGGAGTGCAAGGAAGCCTTCCTCTCCAACGGCGGCAAGCAATTCAACTACATCCCCTGCCTCAATGAAGACGCCGCCTGGATTCAGCATCTCACTGATCTGGTCCTGGCCCATGCCGGCAACTGGCGCACGGAAGACGTCCGCCGTGGTACCAGCGACCGCAGTGTCGGGGCCGAGCATGCCCGCAAACTGGGAGCAAAGCATTGA
- the trxC gene encoding thioredoxin TrxC produces the protein MTQSIQTACPSCNGLNRLPAERLGDDPNCGRCHAPLFPGTVVNANASAFESHVTRSDVPVVVDFWAPWCGPCRMMAPAFDAAARALAPDYRLLKVNTEEEQALASRYAIRSIPTLMLFRRGQEVARMSGAMNEQQLVQWVRAQER, from the coding sequence ATGACCCAATCCATCCAGACCGCCTGCCCATCGTGCAACGGTCTCAACCGGCTGCCCGCCGAGCGGCTTGGAGACGACCCCAATTGTGGTCGCTGCCACGCACCACTCTTCCCCGGCACGGTCGTCAATGCAAACGCCAGTGCCTTTGAATCACACGTGACACGCAGTGACGTACCGGTGGTGGTGGATTTCTGGGCACCCTGGTGCGGCCCCTGCCGCATGATGGCCCCCGCGTTCGACGCAGCAGCCAGAGCGCTGGCGCCGGATTACCGCCTGCTGAAGGTCAACACCGAAGAGGAACAAGCCTTGGCGAGTCGCTACGCCATCCGGAGCATTCCGACCCTGATGCTTTTCCGGCGCGGGCAGGAGGTCGCACGCATGAGTGGCGCCATGAACGAGCAGCAGCTCGTCCAGTGGGTGCGCGCTCAGGAACGCTGA